A region from the Salvelinus sp. IW2-2015 linkage group LG19, ASM291031v2, whole genome shotgun sequence genome encodes:
- the LOC111979747 gene encoding collagen alpha-4(IV) chain-like, which yields MSPFACWVTFCSLPIWWIVLLHISEQRVNAGETLGTCDGRDCSVCSCLPAKGARGAPGKLGEQEPQGPDGIRGSAGPHGEKGRRGFEGPPGL from the exons ATGAGTCCCTTCGCTTGCTGGGTGACCTTCTGTTCTCTGCCTATCTG GTGGATCGTCCTGCTGCACATCTCTGAACAGAGGGTCAATGCT GGAGAGACGCTGGGCACGTGTGACGGCAGAGACTGCTCAGTGTGCAGCTGTCTCCCCGCCAAGGGAGCCCGG gGGGCCCCAGGGAAGCTGGGGGAGCAGGAGCCACAGGGCCCAGATGGTATCAGGGGCTCCGCAGGGCCTCacggagagaaggggaggaggggcttCGAGGGACCACCTGGGCTATGA